In one Brassica oleracea var. oleracea cultivar TO1000 chromosome C9, BOL, whole genome shotgun sequence genomic region, the following are encoded:
- the LOC106313979 gene encoding serine/threonine-protein phosphatase 2A activator-like: protein MEPPKDQPPSSAYPPSGSCNNCGGPTISEPAPQASLPDMSPPPNYRPIRAPAINVPHNPQAIILSPVPHAEKVPVVTPPYQFQRPVKRIHSPDDIRRFQESASFKNFLGFVVSLSESIDGHKIADPCHVSPTVATIVSILETLLRWIDEIPPVPMSSRYGNISFRSWHDRLAEKGESLVHEFLPDEFKESTIEIVPYLFDSFGNASRIDYGTGHETNFAAWLYCLAKMGIIKEEDYHAVVARVFVKYLELMRKLQMVYCLEPAGSHGVWGLDDYHFLPFIFGSSQLIDHKYMKPKSIHNDDILDNFSSEYMYLSCIGFVKKVKKGLFAEHSPLLDDISGVPNWKKVNSGLLKMYKVDVLQKVPIMQHFLFGWLIKWEE from the exons ATGGAGCCACCGAAGGACCAACCACCATCCTCCGCTTATCCTCCCTCTGGTTCCTGTAACAACTGCGGCGGACCAACAATTTCCGAGCCGGCACCTCAAGCTTCATTACCCGATATGTCACCGCCACCAAACTACCGCCCGATCCGAGCTCCGGCTATCAATGTCCCCCACAACCCTCAGGCGATCATCCTCTCCCCCGTTCCTCATGCCGAGAAAGTCCCCGTCGTCACTCCGCCGTATCAATTCCAACGTCCCGTCAAGAGAATCCACTCCCCAGATGATATTCGCCGCTTCCAGGAATCAGCCTCTTTCAAGAACTTCTTAGGATTCGTAGTCTCTCTATCGGAATCGATCGACGGACACAAAATCGCAGATCCTTGCCATGTTTCACCCACCGTCGCCACCATAGTCTCAATCCTCGAGACCTTGTTGCGATGGATCGACGAGATCCCTCCTGTTCCAATGTCCTCTCGATACGGTAACATCTCGTTTAGGTCATGGCACGATCGCCTCGCTGAGAAAGGCGAATCGCTTGTCCATGAGTTTCTCCCCGATGAGTTCAAAGAATCCACGATCGAGATCGTTCCTTACTTGTTCGATAGCTTCGGAAACGCAAGCAGAATCGATTACGGAACAGGGCACGAGACGAACTTCGCGGCGTGGCTGTATTGCTTAGCGAAGATGGGGATCATCAAGGAAGAAGATTACCATGCTGTGGTGGCTAGGGTTTTTGTGAAGTATCTTGAATTGATGCGAAAGTTGCAGATGGTTTATTGCTTAGAGCCTGCTGGTTCTCATGGAGTATGGGGACTTGATGATTACCATTTCTTGCCCTTTATATTTGGGAGCTCTCAGTTGATTGATCATAAGTATATGAAGCCCAAATCCATTCATAACGATGATATCTTGGACAATTTCTCTAGTGAGTATATGTACTTGTCTTGTATTGGGTTTGTGAAGAAGGTGAAGAAAGGGTTGTTTGCTGAGCACTCCCCGTTGCTTGATGATATAAGCGGTGTACCCAACTGGAAGAAAGTGAATAGCGGCTTGCTTAAGATGTACAAAGTTGATGTGCTCCAGAAGGTTCCCATTATGCAGCATTTCCTCTTTGGCTGGCTTATCAAATG GGAGGAGTGA
- the LOC106314657 gene encoding glutathione S-transferase T2-like gives MNDLVCKFCGPFEAATREKTSGQNENDVLKRAHEIFYNNHKKKFNLEHAWKELRNDQKWCDLSTAKNKGNSKKRKGEYVAQSSGPQALETDRPIGVKAAKARRVKEKSVAEFESMWSIKQKDLAMKERLSNMSLLDSLITKKEPLADYEEVLKKKLITELLST, from the coding sequence ATGAACGACCTCGTCTGCAAGTTTTGTGGCCCGTTTGAAGCCGCAACTCGAGAGAAAACTAGCGGGCAAAATGAGAATGATGTTTTGAAACGAGCCCATGAAATCTTCTACAACAATCATAAGAAGAAATTCAACCTCGAACATGCTTGGAAGGAGCTCCGAAATGATCAGAAGTGGTGTGACCTATCTACCGCTAAAAACAAAGGAAACTCTAAGAAAAGGAAGGGTGAGTACGTTGCACAGTCATCAGGCCCTCAAGCTCTTGAAACCGATCGCCCCATAGGTGTGAAGGCAGCAAAGGCTCGTCGTGTTAAGGAGAAGTCAGTGGCTGAGTTTGAGAGTATGTGGTCCATAAAACAGAAGGACTTAGCGATGAAAGAGAGGCTGTCGAACATGAGTCTTCTTGACAGCCTAATTACCAAAAAAGAACCATTAGCTGACTACGAAGAAGTCCTCAAGAAGAAGCTAATTACTGAGCTCTTGTCTACTTAG